ATGCCAGTTCGTCGATCATTCCGCCGCGCGCAGTATTTACGAGTACCACACCATCTTTCATCATGGCAAGCTCTTCTTTTCCGATCAAGGCTTTGTCGCCAATCTTCGGAACGTGCAGACTGATAAAATCAGACTGAGCAAGAAGATCTTTCAATGGAACGGTTTGAATCTCAACGGAAACTTCCTTTGTGCCCGCGATTTCCAGGGTTACCGTTGCGCTCTCGATGCCACGGTCAGTAGCGATTACGTTCATGCCGCAACCCAGAGCATATTTGGCGGTAGCCTGACCGATCCGTCCGAAACCAATGATACCGATGGTTTTTCCGCGAAGCTCGGCGCCTTTGGCATACTTCTTTTTCAGGGCACCGAATTCGGTTGCACCTTTCACCGGCATCTGGCGGTTGCTGTCATATACAAAACGAACCATATTGAACAGATGAGCGAAAACCAGTTCGGCAACGGACTGTGAAGAAGCGCCTGGGGTATTGAAAACGGTACGACCAATGGAACGGGCATATTCTACATCGATGTTGTCCATTCCAACGCCACCGCGACCGATATACTTCAGGTTGGGACATGCATCGATCAGCTCTTTGCGTGCTGTTGTGGCGCTGCGAACCAGAAGTACTTCATAACCTTCCTTGTTGATCGCTTCGGCCAATTGTGCCTGATCTACCTTGTCGGTTACCACTGTAAAGCCTGCCGCCTCTAGTTTCTGTTTACCAGCGGGTGAAATTCCGTCATTTGCTAAAATCTTCATGGATATTGGGATTTGAATATGTAATGGTTTGTATTAACCGTTTTTAGTGGCAAGTGCCTGCATGATTTCAACGAGCGCCTTTACGCTGTCTGTGCCCATGGCATTGTACATGGATGCGCGGTAGCCGCCAACAGAACGGTGTCCTTTCAGGCCACTGATTCCAGCTTCTTTCTGCATGGCATTGAATTCTTCTTCCAGTTCCGGTTTGGTCAGGACGAAGGTCAGGTTCATCACAGAGCAATCCTCTTTTTTCGCAGTAGGTTGGAACAATGGGTTGCTTTCAAGCTCGGTGTAAAGGATGTTAAACTTCTCCTGGTTGCGCTTTTGTGCGAATGCAACACCACCGTTATCTTTCAGCCACTGCATGGTGAGCATGGAAACATAGATAGGGAATACAGGAGGTGTATTGAACATGGATTCCTTTTCAATGTGTGTCTTGTAGTTCAACATGGTTGGGATGTCACGTCCTGCTTTGCCGAGAAGGTCTTCTTTAACGATCACCATGGTGGTTCCGGCTGGTCCCATGTTCTTTTGAGCACCTGCGTAGATCAGTCCGTATTTGGATACATCTACCGGGCGGCTGAAAATATCGGAAGACATGTCTGCAACCACAGTGATAGGTGCGTCAATGTCCTTTTTGTATTGGGTTCCGAAGATGGTGTTGTTGGTGGTGATGTGCAGGTATGCAGCATCTGTAGGGATCGTGTAATCCTTCGGAATATAGTTGTAGTTCTGATCCTCGGATGAGGCAATGATATCGACCTGACCGTATAGTTTGGCTTCTTTTGCAGCTTTGCGGGCCCACTCTCCTGTGTTGATGTACGCTGCCTTGCCATTAACCGGCAGGAGGTTGCATGGTACCATGGTGAATTGTGTGCTGGCGCCACCTTGCAGGAACAAAACCTGATAACCTTCAGGAACCTGGAGCAGATCCTTTACCAGGGCTATGGCCTTGTCCATTACCGCAATAAACTCTTTGCTTCGGTGTGACATTTCCATCAGAGACAGGCCTGAACCTTCGTAGTTCAGAACAGCCTGAGCGGCTTGTTTAAATACCTCCTGTGGCAAAATGCCCGGGCCGGCACTGAAATTATGGATTTTCTTCACGTCAGTTGGGTTGAGAACCTGGCTCATGATACAATGTTCATTAGGGTTAGTATACCTTGATTTTAAAGGGTTTGCAAGTTAAGAATAATGTTATGAATTCGCTACTAACGGACGTTACGAAATCTGCTTAATTTTAGAAGTGAGAACCTATTCCTCTTTCTTCTTGAACAAACCTTTTTGCACGCCTTGTTCCAGTTGTTGTCGTTCTTCCTGGCTGGGGGCCTGCTCGGAGATGGTGTTGTTGGAAGGGTTGGTAATGTTCACGTTAGGGATGTAGATCCACTTGCCTTCCTTCAGTTCCAGGGCGTCATAGGTGAGGTCGGGACCATAGTAAATGAACTGACCTTCAAGTTGAGGTTTCGAAGGGGCAAGGTGGTCCATGATGATCCGATGCGGCTCCGGGTAATACCGGATGGACATAATCGCCTGTGAGGAGTATTCATAAATAAGCCGGTAGGGTCGTGCCTTGGGAATCATGAAGATAGGTGCGCCAAAGCGAAGCTTTCCTTTATCAAAGTAAATGACATCAATTACCTTCTTGGTGGTCTGAGGATTATTGCCGTCCCATCCGATCAGGGTATAATAAGTGCTCCTTTTTTTCTGTTCGGGAATGATGGAATAGTATAAGGCTCCGTACCAGTTATCCGCTCCCAGTAACTTGCTCTCCGGATCTGATATTTCCGCAGACCCGTCGGTTAAAGAAAATAGCATGGAAGATTTTTTCTTTTTATCGTAAGTCTGAACCATCCCGAAGTACCTGAAAGTTCCATCGTCCAACGGCATGTTCCAGTTAAAAATCCGAAATGTGCGATCCGGTGCTGTCAAACGTGCAATGGATGATAACGAATCGAAGGGGTAAAGAAATGATTTATCCCTTTCGAGTGTGGTTTGAAGCAGGGTGCTGAATTGCAGACAAGCTTCCGATCGTTCCGGATCCTTTTTTCCGTAAAGAATGTGATAGGCCAGTACCCGGAGAGAATCTTCTCTGGCTGCAAATGCTGCCTTTTCTTCGGAAGTTAGTTTTTGTCGACCGGAAGCATCCTGCATCAGGAAAAGACACAGGCATGCCAGTACATAGGGGAAAGAGCGTAACATCACCTTCATAAACTACTAACGGTTATTGCGCTTCCAGATTATAAAAAAGCACCGCATGACGATTATGGTCAGCGGTGCTTAAAGATAAGCATATGGTTGATGCTATAAATGAAGCTTGGCTTTCTTTTCTAAAAGTTGTTCTTCAGATTCCCGATGGTCTGGGTCATCCACGCAACAATCTACCGGGCAAACAGCAGCACATTGTGGTTCGTCATGAAAACCTTTACACTCGGTACATTTATCCGTGACGATATAATAGTAATCGTTGGCTACCGGTTGCTGAGCGGTTTCGGCATCTACAGAGGCCCCGCTCATGGTAGTGATGGATCCTTTAACCGAGGTTCCGTCAGAAAAACGCCATTCAGCTCCGCCTTCATAAATAGCATTATTGGGGCACTCCGGCTCGCAAGCGCCGCAGTTGATGCATTCGTCTGTAATCATTATGGCCATGAGATCGTCCTTTGTTTAGTTTCGGGGTAAAATTAATAATTAATTCGTTAAAGGAGGAGGTGGGTTAACCTTTTGGTGTTCCGGGATACTGTTACCTTTGCGGAATGGAAAGCACAATAAATCAAAGGGTTTCTGCAATGGCCGCCCTGGGAGATGATCTCAGGTCACTGTCGTCGGGCGAGGGTCAGTTTTATCATTCATTTATGGAGGCTGTTGCAAGCGCAGAAGTTCGGAACCGATGGTTCACACCGCAACATTCCCTGAATGCTGCCATGGCTTTGGGGGAGATGTTGAATAAACAGGACCTGGATATCTGGATTTCCAGGTATAAGGAGAAAGATGCCGGAATCAGTTCGAAAAATGTCGGATTGGTATTGCCAGGGAATGTCCCAATGGTTGGGTTTCATGATTTGATGTGTGTGCTCATGGCAGGACATGTTGCTCAGGTGAAATACGCATCCGACGATGCAGTGCTTCTGCCGTTCCTGATAAATAGGCTTGAAGAGCACAATGCCGGGATAGGTGAGCAGGTGTCTGCAGCAAACGCATTGCTCAAAGGGTACGAAGCGGTGATTGCCACTGGAAGCAATAACAGTGCACGGTATTTCAAACAATATTTTGGTAAAGTTCCTCACATCATAAGAAAGAACAGAAACGCTGTGGCTGTATTAAATGGTGATGAATCCAGGGAGGGTTTGTCAAAGCTTGCAGCCGATTGTATGGCGTATTTCGGAATGGGCTGTCGCAGTGTAAGTAAGCTTTATGTTCCGGAAGGCTACCTGTTTGATCCATTGTTGCACGCGTTGTCGGAGTTTGATTCCATGACACAACATGACAAGTATAGAAACAACTATGATTATAACAAGGCTTTGTTACTACTGAATAAGCAGGTCCATTTTGACAATGGTGTGGTTATGTTGACCGAGAATCCATCCATTGCCTCTCCTGTTTCGGTGATTCATTTTGAATACTACCGGAACGTTTCAGATCTGGAAGAGTTGGTGTTAAATCAGGCGGAACAACTTCAGTGCATCGTCTCCGAAGCAGATATATTTGAAGGAAGTGTTCCTTTCGGACGTGCCCAACATCCGGCACTATGGGATTATGCAGATGGGGTGGATACGATGGCCTTTCTTCATTCCCTGTCCTGATCAGTTGTCACGTTTTTCAAAATCCTCCCGTGACTTGATGTCCAACCTTCGAAAGATCAGAAAAACGATGAGGATCAGGCAAACAACTCCAAAGCCTAGTTCAATAAACGGGATATAACCGAGCCAGCTCATCAGGCTATTCGAAAGTAACCGCTGTTCCGTAAGCGAGGATCTCTGAGGCCCCCTGCATGATCACAGAAGTGGAGAACCTGATGTTGACAATACCATGGGCTCCCATTTTCTCTGCATCCTGAATCATACGTTGCAGTGCTTGCTCTCTGGACTGGGCCTGTAACTTGGTGTATTCTTCAATTTCACCACCCACAATATTTTTAAGCCCTGCAAAAATGTCTCTTCCGATGTTACGTGCACGCACGGTGCTGCCGCGGGCTACACCCATAACCTGTTTGATATTCTTCCCGGCAACGGTTTCGGTAGTAGATAGGATCATTTCTCAGAATTTAGGTATATACTATGCAAAACGACCTGCTAGTGCCAGCAGGTCGTTAAAATTACAACTTAAGTATAAGAAATGCGATGGATGTTAATAATAAGTAAGACGTCTTACTTCAGAGAGATGTTTGGACAATCTGATCACTTGTCTGGTGTATCCGTATTCGTTGTCATACCAGGCGTACAGCACAATGTCTTCGCCTGATTCCCCTATAATGGTGGCCGGACTGTCATAAACAACGGCGCACGGATTTCCGACGAGATCGGAAGAAACCAATTCATTGGAAAAAGAATATTGAATCTGTTCGACCAGTTCCCCCTTCAGGGCTGCTTCTTTCATGATCTCGTTCACCTGATCTATCGTGACCTTCTTGCCAA
This genomic stretch from Flavobacteriales bacterium harbors:
- a CDS encoding D-2-hydroxyacid dehydrogenase produces the protein MKILANDGISPAGKQKLEAAGFTVVTDKVDQAQLAEAINKEGYEVLLVRSATTARKELIDACPNLKYIGRGGVGMDNIDVEYARSIGRTVFNTPGASSQSVAELVFAHLFNMVRFVYDSNRQMPVKGATEFGALKKKYAKGAELRGKTIGIIGFGRIGQATAKYALGCGMNVIATDRGIESATVTLEIAGTKEVSVEIQTVPLKDLLAQSDFISLHVPKIGDKALIGKEELAMMKDGVVLVNTARGGMIDELALVDALNSGKVAHAGIDVFENEPTPRTELLTHPKISLTPHIGAATEEAQDRIGEELADFLIASYKQQTVGS
- the serC gene encoding 3-phosphoserine/phosphohydroxythreonine transaminase codes for the protein MSQVLNPTDVKKIHNFSAGPGILPQEVFKQAAQAVLNYEGSGLSLMEMSHRSKEFIAVMDKAIALVKDLLQVPEGYQVLFLQGGASTQFTMVPCNLLPVNGKAAYINTGEWARKAAKEAKLYGQVDIIASSEDQNYNYIPKDYTIPTDAAYLHITTNNTIFGTQYKKDIDAPITVVADMSSDIFSRPVDVSKYGLIYAGAQKNMGPAGTTMVIVKEDLLGKAGRDIPTMLNYKTHIEKESMFNTPPVFPIYVSMLTMQWLKDNGGVAFAQKRNQEKFNILYTELESNPLFQPTAKKEDCSVMNLTFVLTKPELEEEFNAMQKEAGISGLKGHRSVGGYRASMYNAMGTDSVKALVEIMQALATKNG
- a CDS encoding 4Fe-4S dicluster domain-containing protein — protein: MAIMITDECINCGACEPECPNNAIYEGGAEWRFSDGTSVKGSITTMSGASVDAETAQQPVANDYYYIVTDKCTECKGFHDEPQCAAVCPVDCCVDDPDHRESEEQLLEKKAKLHL
- a CDS encoding acyl-CoA reductase translates to MESTINQRVSAMAALGDDLRSLSSGEGQFYHSFMEAVASAEVRNRWFTPQHSLNAAMALGEMLNKQDLDIWISRYKEKDAGISSKNVGLVLPGNVPMVGFHDLMCVLMAGHVAQVKYASDDAVLLPFLINRLEEHNAGIGEQVSAANALLKGYEAVIATGSNNSARYFKQYFGKVPHIIRKNRNAVAVLNGDESREGLSKLAADCMAYFGMGCRSVSKLYVPEGYLFDPLLHALSEFDSMTQHDKYRNNYDYNKALLLLNKQVHFDNGVVMLTENPSIASPVSVIHFEYYRNVSDLEELVLNQAEQLQCIVSEADIFEGSVPFGRAQHPALWDYADGVDTMAFLHSLS
- a CDS encoding YbjQ family protein, with protein sequence MILSTTETVAGKNIKQVMGVARGSTVRARNIGRDIFAGLKNIVGGEIEEYTKLQAQSREQALQRMIQDAEKMGAHGIVNIRFSTSVIMQGASEILAYGTAVTFE